AAATCCCCAGTGGAGTGGCATTTTGCGCAACAAATCGTCAGTGTGCAACTTTATTGCGAGCTTATTTATCTGCTATTCATCTTCTAGAGATAACGACAATTTCTGACGCAATTATTAATAATAGCTACGCAAACGGTTTCGTCGGAGGTTTAGATTCACTATAATGGCGCGCGTTTTCCCCTGTTTTGCGCCAATAAATGCTGCGCCCAATGAAGTGCTGTTCCAGTCGCTTCGAAGAGAGAGAAACTTAGATTATGGAAATACTGCGTGGTTCGCCCGCTTTGTCGGCTTTTCGCATTACCAAACTGCTGTCCCGTTGCCTGGATGCTCACCTTTTAGTGAGTGATATCTACGCCGAATATGTTCACTTTGCCGATGTTAGCGCCCCGTTAAGTGCTGATGAACACGCCAGACTTCAACGGCTGCTTAAGTATGGACCCTCTCTCCCTGAACACGCACCGGAAGGGCGTTTGTTACTGGTTACGCCAAGGCCGGGGACCATTTCTCCGTGGTCTTCCAAAGCGACGGATATCGCGCACAACTGTGCGTTGCCACAGGTTCTGCGTCTGGAACGTGGTCTGGCCTTCTATATTCAAGGCCCAGAGCTGAATGAAAGCCAATGGCAACAATTGTCGGCGCTGCTGCATGACCGCATGATGGAAACGGTATTCACCGATTTGCAGCAAGCAGAGCAGTTATTCTCTCATCATCAACCCGCGCCAGTACAACGGGTGGATATCTTGGCGCAGGGCCGCAGTGCACTGGAGCAGGCCAATATTAAGTTGGGTCTGGCTCTTGCTCCTGATGAAATTGACTACTTGCTGGCTGCCTTTACCGGCCTGGGGCGCAACCCGACGGATATTGAGTTGTATATGTTTGCTCAGGCAAACTCTGAGCATTGCCGCCATAAAATCTTTAATGCAGATTGGATAATCGACGGTGTTTCTCAGCCTAAAACACTGTTTAAAATGATCAAAAATACCTTTGAACACACACCGGATTACGTGTTGTCAGCCTATAAAGACAATGCGGCGGTGATGGAAGGTTCTCAGGTCGGGCGCTTCTTTGCTGCACCTGATAATGGCGTTTATGGTTACCATCAGGAAGCTGCGCATATCCTGATGAAAGTAGAAACTCATAACCATCCGACGGCAATTTCACCTTGGCCGGGTGCCGCTACGGGATCAGGTGGCGAAATCCGTGATGAAGGTGCTACCGGGCGTGGCGCTAAACCTAAAGCCGGTTTGGTGGGGTTCTCTGTTTCTAACCTGCGTATTCCCGGATTTGAACAGCCGTGGGAAGAGAATTTTGGTAAGCCGGATCGCATTGTGACCGCACTGGATATCATGACCGAAGGCCCACTGGGCGGCGCGGCCTTTAACAACGAATTTGGTCGCCCGGCGCTGCTGGGCTACTTCCGTACTTATGAAGAGCGCGTCAATAGTCATAACGGCACTGAGTTACGTGGTTACCACAAGCCGATCATGTTGGCCGGTGGGATCGGTAATATTCGGGCCGACCATGTACAAAAAGGCGAGATAACAGTCGGTGCCAAGCTGGTGGTGCTCGGCGGCCCGTCAATGAATATCGGTCTGGGTGGCGGCGCGGCCTCTTCCATGGCCTCTGGCCAGTCAGATGCGGATCTGGATTTTGCTTCAGTACAACGTGATAACCCGGAAATGGAACGCCGCTGTCAGGAAGTGATTGACCGCTGCTGGCAGTTAGGTGATCACAATCCGATTTTATTTATTCATGACGTCGGTGCGGGTGGGCTGTCTAATGCCATGCCAGAACTGGTCAGCGACGGTGGTCGTGGTGGCCGTTTTGAACTGCGTGACATTCTTAATGATGAGCCGGGCATGAGCCCGCTGGAAGTGTGGTGTAACGAGTCTCAGGAACGTTATGTTCTGGCCGTTGCCCCTGCGCAGATGGCTCAGTTTGATGAAATTTGCCGTCGTGAACGTGCGCCCTATGCCGTCATTGGTGAAGCCACGGAAGAAAAACATCTGACACTGAATGACCGCCACTTCGATAATCAGCCAATTGACATGCCTTTGGATGTCTTGCTGGGTAAAACGCCGAAGATGCTGCGCGATGTCACCCGCCTTCAGGCGCAGGGTGATGCAGTGCAACGTGCTGAGATAAGCATCGCTGATGCGGTCAAACGGGTGATGCATTTACCGGCAGTGGCAGAGAAAACCTTCTTGATTACCATTGGTGACCGTAGTGTGACCGGTATGGTGACGCGTGATCAAATGGTTGGCCCGTGGCAGATTCCGGTGGCTGATTGTGCGGTCACCAGTGCCAGTCTGGACAGCTACTATGGTGAGGCGATGTCATTGGGCGAACGTGCGCCAGTGGCATTGCTGGACTTTGCCGCCTCGGCCCGTTTGGCGGTAGGTGAAGCACTGACCAATATCGCAGCCACTCAGATTGGCGAGCTAAAACGCATTAAACTGTCAGCTAACTGGATGTCAGCAGCCGGTCATCCGGGTGAAGATGCCGGTTTGTATGACGCGGTGCGTGCGGTGGGCGAAGAGCTATGCCCTGCGCTGGAGATTACTATCCCGGTGGGCAAAGACTCTATGTCGATGAAAACCCGCTGGCAGGAAGGTGATGAGCAGCGCGAAATGACGTCGCCGCTCTCTCTGGTCATTACTGCCTTCGCCCGTGTTGAGGATGTTCGCCATACAGTGACACCACAGTTACGCACCGATAGAGGCGATAACGCGCTGTTACTGATTGATTTAGGTGCAGGCCACAATGCGCTGGGTGCAACCGCACTGACGCAAGTCTACCGTCAGTTAGGTGATAAACCTGCTGATGTGCGCGATGTACAGCAACTGGCGGGCTTCTTTAACGCGATGCAGTGCTTAGTAGCCTCTCAGGCTTTATTGGCCTACCACGATCGCTCTGACGGCGGCTTGCTGGTGACACTGGCTGAGATGGCCTTTGCCGGTCACTGTGGGGTGCAAGTTGATATTCACACCTTGGGTGATGACGCGCTGGCGGCACTGTTTAATGAAGAACTGGGTGCGGTGATTCAGGTTCGTGCTGAACAACGTGCCGCAGTGGAAAAAGTGCTGGCAGATCACGGTCTGGCAAACTGTGTTCACTATCTGGGCCGTGCTGTTGAAGGTGATAGTTTCGATATTCTCAGTGGTACTGAGGTGGTATACCGCGAGAAACGCAGTACTCTGCGCTTGTGGTGGGCAGAAACCACCTGGCAAATGCAGCGCCTGCGCGATAACCCTGATTGTGCTGATCAAGAGCATCAGGCTAAACAGGTTGAAACTGATCCGGGCTTGAATGTCCAACTGACCTTTGATCCCGCAAAAGATATCGCTGCACCCTATATCATCAAGCAGGTTCGGCCAAAAGTGGCCGTATTGCGTGAGCAGGGTGTTAACTCCCACGTAGAAATGGCTGCCGCCTTCCATCGTGCCGGGTTTGATGCAATCGATGTACATATGAGTGACCTGCTGGCCGGCCGAACTGATTTGCAATCATTCCAGACCTTAGTGGCCTGTGGTGGTTTCTCTTACGGTGATGTGCTGGGTGCGGGTGAAGGTTGGGCGAAATCTATTCTGTTTAACAACCGGGTTCGTGATGAGTTTGAAGCCTTCTTCCATCGCCCAGAAACATTGGCATTGGGGGTCTGCAACGGTTGTCAGATGATGTCTAATCTGCGTGAACTTATTCCAGGGGCTGAACATTGGCCACGCTTTGTCCGCAACCTGTCTGATCGCTTTGAAGCGCGTTTCAGTTTGGTTGAAGTGGCCAATAGCCCATCGCTGTTTATGCAAGATATGGCCGGATCTCGCCTGCCTATTGCGGTTTCACACGGTGAAGGGCGGGTTGAAGTGCGTGATGCGGCACATCTGGCGCTGCTTGAGCAGAACAATCTGGTGGCTTTGCGCTTTGTGAATAATCTGGGGGAAGTGACTGAGGTTTATCCGGCTAACCCGAATGGCTCAGCTCACGGGATTACTGCGGTGACTAGCGCCAATGGGCGGGCAACAGTAATGATGCCGCACCCAGAGCGGGTCTTCCGCACGGTCAGTAACTCATGGCATCCAGAAGAGTGGGGCGAAGATAGCCCATGGATGCGTATGTTCCGTAATGCGCGTAAGCAATTGGGTTAAGTGAATCAGCCTTGATTGTGATAACAGGGGCATCAGTTGATGCCCCTTTTTTACGCATGCTGATAAGGGCTTAAGATATATTCATTTATCTTTAATAACTTGAGTCATACCCCGAGGTCTGATTCGCTAATGTCATATGAAAGGTTTTGCTAGAAATCTGGTGGTCGGTTGCCAATCCTGTAACAACTAATCGATAGTTCCCAGGCGGCAAATTCACTAAAAACAAGGTCATATTCTTAGAGCGATTATCGATAAGTGTCGCAGTCTGTGTTTTCTCATCATCATATTGATCATAGAGATAGGTCGTAATTAGCAGGTGTTCAAGCGTTGTTACCGTCATCGGTATCTCACCCGAACTGTTTTCGAGCCAATAATGTGTTTGCACGCCATGTACGGAAAAATTATCAGTGAGAATATGACTATTATTTATCAGTATGGGTTTTACCCGTAAATCTTCAAGGGTTATAGGTTGTGCCATTACAGATAAATTGATCAACATAATGTTGGCGAGAATCATAAGACTGATTTTCATATGAGTACCTTCCTAATGATAAGTTGTGCAACTCCACGGCAGATACCTGTGAATCACCTTATGGGCATAAACCATTACCAGTGTTTTCTTTTGCTGTACGTTGGCAATTTCTTGTCGGTACCTGAGTCAAGTAATCAACGTGACTCATTCTTGTGAGTTATTAAACATCATAATTTATAAAGTAATAATGATTTAAACAGCATGCTTCCAAAGGGAAGAGTAACAGGCAGCCAGAGATACACGGATAATTAAATGCCATCATGACTTTTTAACTTGTTGATTCTAAATCACTTTATTATTTTGTCGGTAAATTGCGACAATAGCCCGATAATCTGTCTCAAATAGGAGACATATAAGTATTTGATTTATATAATATTTATTTAATCAGGGAATTGCTGTCGTGAATAGACGACAAAACAGCGGTAATTGATAAAAGCTGGCGGGTGACACCTCGGTGATAATCTTCTTAATTATTTTATTCTCTTTTTAAATCATAAGTTTAATATTTTTTTGATAAACTTGGCACGCAAGCTGCATTATTACTTACAGTTGCTCATTCAACTTATTATGATAGTCCCGCGATTAAGCGGAATATGCGCTTCATAAACCATCGAATGATGCCTAAGACTGGTACCTATCGTCCACCAAACCGATATCGTGTGAATTCACTTTATCAAACATCGGACGACACGTTGAGTGAGGTACCGCCTATGTCCTGCTGTGATGAATGGTTCATCAATTTTGGACATGTTTGGATGCTATTCGTCTCATCCTCCCGATGATTGCTTCGGCTTCATCAAACTGGAGACGATGTTTAAGGGCATCCACATATTCTGCGACGGGGCAATTTATTGCCCCGTTGTCACATCTATACCCGCCATACTTCACGAATTATTCAGGGTATATTACGGTCAAAGATAAGCTAAGCTCGCCGTTTTTACTGCAAATAACAATAAAAGCAGGTCTGATGATGATATCTGACGATATGGACAAGCAGCCTTAATTAAAAGCACTTAGCTCAAAGCCAGGTGCTTTTTTTTTATCTCAATCAAGAGACATTGTTCCTGGTACATACCCAATAGATTTCAAGTTGTGGGCAGGCGACAAACGAGATACAAATCGGTCGGGAACCGATTGAACAGTATTTCTGCTAGCCCGCAGGGTGAGCCTCAAGGATGAGGCTCATTAATCCCAATGAGCTGACATCAGTCAGTGATTCGGGTTATTGAGTGCAATCAACACACCTGCAACTTAAAATATGACGGGTAATTGGGCCACAAGCATTGTAATCCTCACGCAGTCAGTTAGCATCACCACAGAATGATAGGTAATGAGATGATTTCGTTGAAAAGATGGCGTTTATTCCCCCGTTCTTTACGTCAATTGGTGCTCATGGCATTTCTGTTGGTGCTGTTACCTTTATTGGTGCTGGCATATCAGGCTTATCAAAGCCTTGACCACCTAAGCACGCAGGCGGCCGACATTAATCGTACTACGCTGGCAGATGCGCGGCGCAGTGAGGCGATGACCAGTGTGGCGCTCGAAATGGAGCGTAGCTATCGCCAGTACTGCGTATTAGGTGACGCAACACTGGCAAAGTTATATCAGCATCAGCGTAAACAGTACGCTCAAATGCTTGATACTCACGCCCCTATCCTGCCAGATGCCCGTTACTATCAGACCCTGAGCGGTTTACTGGCACAACTTTCTGATATTAAATGTAAAAACAGTGGCCCGGAACAAAGTGCGTCAACGCTGTTGGAGCAGTTCTCCCGCTCGAATGCCGAGATGGTACAGGCAACGCGCGATGTGATTTTCTCCCGTGGTCAGCAACTACAAAAAGATATTGCCGAACGTGGGCAATTCTTTGGTTGGCAATCCCTGTTGCTGTTTTTAGTCAGCGTACTGTTAGTGGTGTTATTCACTCGGATGATAATCGGGCCGGTTAAAGGCATTGAGCGGATGATTAATCGCTTGGGTGAAGGGCGGCCATTGGGTAATACTGCGCTGTTTAAAGGGCCACGCGAGTTACGATCACTGGCACAACGTATTATTTGGCTCAGCGAGCGCTTAGCGTGGTTAGAGTCACAACGCCACGAGTTTTTGCGCCATATCTCTCATGAATTGAAAACACCATTAGCCAGTATGCGCGAAGGGACTGAATTGTTAGCGGATGAGGTTGCCGGGCCGTTGACGCAAGATCAAAAAGAAGTTGTGGCTATCCTTGATAACAGTAGCCGCCATTTGCAATTATTGATTGAGCAATTATTAGACTATAACCGTAAACTGGCAGACGGCCCCGGCGAACATGAAAATGTTGAGCTGGCAGAAATGGTCGAGGATGTTATTTCAGCCCACAGTTTACCTGCAAGGGCCAAGGCTCTGCGCACCGAAACGGATCTTCAGGCGGACATTTGTTGGGCAGATCCGACACTATTAATGCGGGTATTGGATAATCTCTACTCCAATGCGGTGCACTATGGCGAGGAATCCGGTACCATTTGGATTCGCAGCCGTCGGGTGAATAACCGCGTACAAATTGATATTGCCAATACTGGGGCTCCGATCCCGCGTTCTGAAGAAACCATGATATTTGAGCCTTTTTATCAGGGAAGCCACCAGCGAAAAGGGGCTGTCAAAGGCAGTGGATTGGGGCTGAGTATTGCCCAGGACTGCATCAGACGTATGCAGGGCGACTTGCAACTGGTGGCCGTTGATTACGCTGCGGTCTGCTTTCGTGTTGAATTGCCACTAACCGCCGAGAATGAATGAATAATGTACAAAAGGTCTATGAGCAGCGTTATTAAAAAGACCGTCTTTTTATCATGTCCGACATCAACTGCGGCAGCGATGCCAGCGGCTAAATCTGCTATGGGTATTTTTTGGCAAGCTTTGTTGCTGGCTCCACTTTTGCTCACTGGATGTAGTGATAATCCAGCCAGTAGCCGTTTTTCACAAGCAGTACAGATGGTCATACCGGAAACGAAAATTGTTGATTATCGGACCTTATCTTGCGATGTGTTATGGGATCTTGATGATAAAGAGACGTTGGAGAACTCCCTTTACTGGCTACGGGCAATGGATTGTGCTGAACGCTTGGGTTCTACTCAAGCACGAGTATTAGCGAAGTCACTACCGGTAACGGCATGGCCTTCGGCCTTTAAGCAGGGCATTTTAGTTAGCAGTGCTGAGCCGACAATGGCGGAACGTCGCCAAGTGGTTGAGCGTTTAAACAATTATAGCCAAAGCGTCCCTGGGGCTGTGCGCCCATTGATTCAGCTATGGCGTGAGCAACAGGTGCTGCGCATCTCCCTGGCAGAAGAGCGCATTCGCTATCAGCGCTTACAAGACGAATCGGACGCCCAGATTGATCGCCTGCGGGAAAGCCAGACCCGGTTGCAATATAACTTGCTGGATACCACCCGTAAGTTAGAAAACCTGACTGATATCGAACGGCAGCTTTCAACACGCAAGCAGTTGCAGAATGAAATTCCAGATACTGATGCAGATAGCAAATCAGCCATCGTGCCGAAATCGGTAGAGGCTAAACCTCAGCCAAAAGTTGAGGCGACTAAACCAGTTGCAGCTAAGCCAGTAGAGGCTAAACCGGTTGAAGCTAAACCGGTTGAAACTAAACCGGTTGAAGCTAAACCAGTTGAAGCTAAACCAGTTGAAGCTAAACCAGTTGAAGCTAAACCGGTTGAAGCTAAGCCAGTTGAAGCTAAGCCAGTTGAAGCCAAACCAGTTGAAGCCAAACCGGTTGAAGCTAAACCAGTTGAAGCTAAGCCAGTTGAAGCCAAACCAACAGCACCTCAAGCTGACACTAAACCGGCTCCGCAATCGGTAGAAAAACCGGCTGATACTTATACTCCGCCAGTGGTACCCCCAACGGATGTACCACCTGCCACCAATAAGGAATCTCATGACGCCACGCAAACCGGCCAATCTACTGCTGGTTGATGACGACCCCAGCTTACTTAAGTTACTGGGGATGCGTTTAACCAGCGAAGGGTTTAATGTCACTACGGCTGAAAGCGGCCAGGAAGCGTTGCGCCTGTTAATGCGTGAGAAGAT
The sequence above is drawn from the Yersinia intermedia genome and encodes:
- the qseG gene encoding two-component system QseEF-associated lipoprotein QseG, which codes for MPAAKSAMGIFWQALLLAPLLLTGCSDNPASSRFSQAVQMVIPETKIVDYRTLSCDVLWDLDDKETLENSLYWLRAMDCAERLGSTQARVLAKSLPVTAWPSAFKQGILVSSAEPTMAERRQVVERLNNYSQSVPGAVRPLIQLWREQQVLRISLAEERIRYQRLQDESDAQIDRLRESQTRLQYNLLDTTRKLENLTDIERQLSTRKQLQNEIPDTDADSKSAIVPKSVEAKPQPKVEATKPVAAKPVEAKPVEAKPVETKPVEAKPVEAKPVEAKPVEAKPVEAKPVEAKPVEAKPVEAKPVEAKPVEAKPVEAKPTAPQADTKPAPQSVEKPADTYTPPVVPPTDVPPATNKESHDATQTGQSTAG
- the purL gene encoding phosphoribosylformylglycinamidine synthase — translated: MEILRGSPALSAFRITKLLSRCLDAHLLVSDIYAEYVHFADVSAPLSADEHARLQRLLKYGPSLPEHAPEGRLLLVTPRPGTISPWSSKATDIAHNCALPQVLRLERGLAFYIQGPELNESQWQQLSALLHDRMMETVFTDLQQAEQLFSHHQPAPVQRVDILAQGRSALEQANIKLGLALAPDEIDYLLAAFTGLGRNPTDIELYMFAQANSEHCRHKIFNADWIIDGVSQPKTLFKMIKNTFEHTPDYVLSAYKDNAAVMEGSQVGRFFAAPDNGVYGYHQEAAHILMKVETHNHPTAISPWPGAATGSGGEIRDEGATGRGAKPKAGLVGFSVSNLRIPGFEQPWEENFGKPDRIVTALDIMTEGPLGGAAFNNEFGRPALLGYFRTYEERVNSHNGTELRGYHKPIMLAGGIGNIRADHVQKGEITVGAKLVVLGGPSMNIGLGGGAASSMASGQSDADLDFASVQRDNPEMERRCQEVIDRCWQLGDHNPILFIHDVGAGGLSNAMPELVSDGGRGGRFELRDILNDEPGMSPLEVWCNESQERYVLAVAPAQMAQFDEICRRERAPYAVIGEATEEKHLTLNDRHFDNQPIDMPLDVLLGKTPKMLRDVTRLQAQGDAVQRAEISIADAVKRVMHLPAVAEKTFLITIGDRSVTGMVTRDQMVGPWQIPVADCAVTSASLDSYYGEAMSLGERAPVALLDFAASARLAVGEALTNIAATQIGELKRIKLSANWMSAAGHPGEDAGLYDAVRAVGEELCPALEITIPVGKDSMSMKTRWQEGDEQREMTSPLSLVITAFARVEDVRHTVTPQLRTDRGDNALLLIDLGAGHNALGATALTQVYRQLGDKPADVRDVQQLAGFFNAMQCLVASQALLAYHDRSDGGLLVTLAEMAFAGHCGVQVDIHTLGDDALAALFNEELGAVIQVRAEQRAAVEKVLADHGLANCVHYLGRAVEGDSFDILSGTEVVYREKRSTLRLWWAETTWQMQRLRDNPDCADQEHQAKQVETDPGLNVQLTFDPAKDIAAPYIIKQVRPKVAVLREQGVNSHVEMAAAFHRAGFDAIDVHMSDLLAGRTDLQSFQTLVACGGFSYGDVLGAGEGWAKSILFNNRVRDEFEAFFHRPETLALGVCNGCQMMSNLRELIPGAEHWPRFVRNLSDRFEARFSLVEVANSPSLFMQDMAGSRLPIAVSHGEGRVEVRDAAHLALLEQNNLVALRFVNNLGEVTEVYPANPNGSAHGITAVTSANGRATVMMPHPERVFRTVSNSWHPEEWGEDSPWMRMFRNARKQLG
- a CDS encoding sensor histidine kinase, with the translated sequence MISLKRWRLFPRSLRQLVLMAFLLVLLPLLVLAYQAYQSLDHLSTQAADINRTTLADARRSEAMTSVALEMERSYRQYCVLGDATLAKLYQHQRKQYAQMLDTHAPILPDARYYQTLSGLLAQLSDIKCKNSGPEQSASTLLEQFSRSNAEMVQATRDVIFSRGQQLQKDIAERGQFFGWQSLLLFLVSVLLVVLFTRMIIGPVKGIERMINRLGEGRPLGNTALFKGPRELRSLAQRIIWLSERLAWLESQRHEFLRHISHELKTPLASMREGTELLADEVAGPLTQDQKEVVAILDNSSRHLQLLIEQLLDYNRKLADGPGEHENVELAEMVEDVISAHSLPARAKALRTETDLQADICWADPTLLMRVLDNLYSNAVHYGEESGTIWIRSRRVNNRVQIDIANTGAPIPRSEETMIFEPFYQGSHQRKGAVKGSGLGLSIAQDCIRRMQGDLQLVAVDYAAVCFRVELPLTAENE